The genomic segment CACCCAGCGCGGACCATGGAACGGGAGGAGATCGCCGCGGCCGATGGGCGCGAGCGGAAGCGCCGTGAACGGCGCGTCCCGACAACTTGCGGATGCACCGTCGTGCGCGGTGCCATCGAACGAAGACTTGAATCCAGAGGAGGAGGCCAGCTAAAATTTCACGCCTTTCCCCGACAACCATGAAACCGACGCGTCCCCCCCTGCCTGCCATCGACCGCCCCCCTGCCCCGACGATGCGCGGACGATCCGTCCCCACGTCCCCGGCCAAGTGGTTCAACCGGTGCATCGGGTTGTTCTGCCTGAGCCTGGCCTGGCAGTCGCCCGCCGCGACCGCAGCCGACGGACCAGGGAGTCCGGAACAACGCCGGGCGGAGCTCATGGCCAAGCACGACCGAAACGGCGACGGCCGACTTGACGCGACCGAGCGGGAATCCCTGCGGCTGGAGCGCAAGCAGCGAGGCGGCAGCAGCGGCGGCTCTCAGGTGCCGGCGGATGTCCTCGCGGACTACGACACCAACAAAGACGGCGCCATGGACGAGAGCGAGTGGGCTCGGGCACGCATCGCGGAGCAGGCCATCCTGACGCGAGAACACGATCGCGACGGCAACGGCAAACTTGGCGCCGACGAGGTCGAAGCGATGATGGTCGTCATCCGCACCAAACCCACCCGTTATGCCCGCGACTACTTCGCCTACATGATCAAGTACGACAAGAACGGCAGCGGCGGCTTCGACGGCGACGAGTATCCCACCGCCCAGGGCGAAGAAGCGGCATGGACGCTGAAGCGTTACGATGCCGATGGCAATGGCGAACTCTCCAAGGAGGAGAAGGCGAAACTGCAGGCGGACCTTGGCCTCGAGTTGCATGGCTTCTATCTGCGCTTTGCCCGAGAGTTGGTGGGCGGGGGACGCGGCGGCCGGGACGGGGGCGCCTTCATGGTGAAGCAGCAGGAACTGCTGAAGTTCGACACCGACGGCGACGGCCTGGCCAGCGCCGGGGAGTTGCGGCTCATCCGCCAACAACAACCCACCGCGCCGTAATCCTCATCAACCACGGACCGCCCAACCCGCTTCCCCGCACCGTTTCATGAAACGTTTCTTCCGTTGCCAGCCGACCTCGAGCGTCGCTTTTTTTTGCGCGGCCTTGATGGTTACCACGGCTTCACGCCCCGGTTACGCGCAGGCGGCGAGCCCACCCACGGTCATCATCAGCGAGTTCATGGCAGCGAACGACTCGGGACTGAAGGACGGTGACGGCGAGTATTCGGACTGGATCGAGTTGCGCAATCACGGTGAGCAGGCGGTCAACCTCGCGGGGCTGCGCCTGACCGACAGCCGAAAGAACGTGGGCAAGTGGATCCTGCCGGCGGTGACGCTCGCCCCGGGAGCCGAGCTGCTCGTGTTCGCCTCCGGCAAGAGCCGCAACGATCCCAGCCGGCCGCTTCACACCAGTTTCAAGTTGAGCGCGAAGGGTGATTATCTGGCCTTGATCTCAGCGGACGGCCGGAGGGTGATTCACGAATTCAAACCCAAGTATCCCGATCAAAAATCGAATACCAGCTACGGGATCGGACGGGATTGGCAGCCCGGCCAAGCGCTGGCCAAACACGAGCAGTTCTTTCTGGAGCCGACCCCGGGCAAGGCCAATTCCGACCGACTCTTAGGCGAAGTCGGTGCGGTGGCGTCGAACCAGAAACGCGGGTTTCGTGATGCGCCCTTCGAACTGAAGCTGACCACGCCCACGGAGGGTGCGGTGATTCGCTACACCACCAACGGATCCGAACCCAGCCCGACCGAAGGCAGGACCTATCAGGCGCCGCTGTCCATCTCCCAGACCACCGTGCTGCGGGTGGCCGCGTTCAAGCCGGGTCACCGCCCAACCCCGGTGAACACGCACACGTTCATCTTCCCGAAGGATGTGATCCATCAGTCGCCGGACGGTCTGCCGCCCGAGGGATTTCCCTATCTGTGGGGCAAGAACCTGGTGGATTACGGGATGGATCCCCGCATCGTGAACGACCCGCGCTACCGCGACGAGATGGTCGCCAGCCTGAAGTCCCTGCCGAGCTTTTCGATCGTCACCAGCATGGACGACATGTTTGGCGAAACGAACGGCATCTACTCCAACCCGGGCGAGCAAGGACGGGAGTCGGAACGACCGTGCTCCCTGGAATTGCTGCACCCCGATGGTGGGCCGGAGTTTCAGATCAATTGCGGAATCCGCATCCGGGGTGGATTCAGCCGGATGCTCCTCAACGCCAAACACGCGTTCCGCCTGTTCTTCCGGGAACAGTACGGTCAGGGCAAATTGAAGTTTCCGCTGTTCGGCAAGGACGCCGCGCAGGAATTCGAGAACTTTGACCTGCGCACCTTCCAGAACTACTCCTGGCACCTGGGAGGGGATCCACGGGGGATCATGCTGCGCGACCAGGTCAATCGCGACCTGCAACTGGCCATGGGGCAGCCGGCCGCCCGGGGCGACTTCTATCACCTCTATGTCAACGGCCACTACTGGGGCCTCTACAATTCCTGCGAACGCGTCGAGGCTTCGTACGGCGCAACCTATCTCGGCGGGAAGAAGGCCGACTACGATACCATCAAGGTGGATTCCGGATTTACCACCCGACGGAGCACCTACAACTTGATTCCCACCGACGGGAACATGGACGCGTGGACGCGCCTCTACCAACGCGCCGCCGCCGGCCTGAGCAAAAATGCGGATTACTTCGCCTTGCAGGGCTGCCGTCCGGACGGCACGCGCGACCCTTCGCTCGAACGGTTGCTCGATGTGGACAACCTGATCGACTACATGCTGATCATCTTCTGGGGCGGCAACCTCGACGCGCCAATCAGCGCCTTTGGCGGGAACCGCAACCCAAACAACTACCACTCGCTCTATCGCCGCACCCATGGCGACGGCTTCAAGTTCTTCGTCTGGGACGCCGAGCATACGATGTTGAACCTCCACGAGGACCGGACCGGCCCCTTCAATACCGGCACGCAGGTGGGGACGAGCAGCCCGCAATGGCTCTGGCAGCAATGCGTGGACAACGCCGAGTTCCGCCTGCGCGTGGCCGACCTCGTGCATCAGCATTTCTCCCCGGGCGGAGTGCTCAGTCCCGAGGCGCTGCAGGAGCGGTTCAACGCCCGCGCCAAACAAATCGAGCCCGCCGTCGTCGCCGAGTCCGCCCGGTGGGGGGATGTCAAATACCACTACAGCATGAACCCGCCGAAACGCGTGGATGACGCCGGGAACCCACTGACGGGTCCGTTCAACCGTGAAGACGACTGGCGCCGCGAAGTGAACCGGCTGCGGACGAATTACCTGCCGCAACGCTCGGAAATTGTCCGCAACCAACTGTTCGCCCAAGGCCTGTTGCCCGACCTGCCACCGCCGCAGCTCAAGCCAGCGGATGGTGGGAAGCTGACCTTGAGCACCCGCACTGCCGGAGCGGACATCTACTACACAACGGACGGAACGGATCCCCGGTTGGTCGGCGGCGGAGTCTCGCCCAAGGCGGTGAAGTACTCGGCTCCGGCGGCAGTCGGCGGGAGCGGGTTGACCCTCAAGGCACGGTCGGTAATCGACGGCGATTGGAGCGCCCTGGCGATCACCCGCGGAGACCGGGCCAGAAGCTTGCGGCCCTGAAGGCGAATTCGGTTTCGGCCGGTCTCTCCGAACTGGCCGTTCGAGCCCAATTTGAAGCCAGTTTGTCAACAAACCGACGAGGGCACAGGGGTCAAGTCTTAAATGTTGACGTTCGTGGAATGGCTCCACCCCGTGGTGGGCCGGAGTTTCACGTCCAGAGCAGTGCCGTGTCACGGCCCGGACCGCGGCGTTCACGCCGCTTCAGCGTGGTAGATCGAGAACGCCGGGTCATACCCCGTGCCTGGTGTTGCTCCACCTCGAAGCGGGCTGAAGCCCGCGCGCCGATTGCCAAGGCTCTCACGGAGGCACGGAGACACGGAGGGACGGAATCCCGGCCACGATTCAAGATCAGGATCACACCCTCGATCATGTCTTCCCCTCTCCGTGCCTTCGTGTCTCCGTGAGATCCCTTGCTTTCCCAGTCCGCTTCGGCTCCTGCATCCGCATCAAGACTCGATCCAGCACCGCCAGCTGGCAGACGCGCGGCGCGATGGCAAAACTGCCCGCCGGACGTTCCACCGTCTGCGTGGGCAGAAGCACGTCCACCGCTCTCGCCAGTTCGCTGCCCGGCTCGTTGGTCAGGCCGATGGACTTCACGCCCGCCTTCCTCGCTTCCGCCACCATGCGCAGCGGAAACTGGGATTCGCCCGAATGCGAAATCGCCAGCACCACCAACCCGGCCACCGGCGGCGCGAAGGCAAAACCCGCCATCTGGAAGTCGGACAAGGGAAGCACCTGTTGGCCCGATGCGGACAGCACATCCGCCAGGATCAAGGTCACGCCGTGCGATGCCCCCACCCCGGCCAGCGCAACGCGACGAGCCCTGCGGAGCAACGCCGCCGCCGCCTCCAGCGCCCGTTTGGCCGCCTCCAGGCTCGCGGAAATGTCCGCCCCATAGCCCGGGTCGTCCGCCATCGACGCGGCCCGAAGGCGGCCGCCCGTCAACTCGCGCAAGACATGGTACTTGAGATCCTGAAAGCCATCGAAGCCCGCGGCCCGGCAGGCGCGGACCACCGTGGCGTCGCTCGCCCCGCAATCTCCGGCCACTTCGCGCAAACTGCACTCCGCCACCCGTCCCAAGTTCCGCAACAGCCGCCGCGCCACCTCCGCCTCGCTCGGGCGCATCTCCCCGAGACGCGATTGGAGCAAGCGCTTGACAGACATGCAACAAGACTAATGTATCTTGTTGCAAACACAACAGGAAAGCGGTTCAATCCGTCCCGCGGCCACGCCGATCCTGGCTTGGCCGCGGGCTTTTCGGCCCGGACTTTTGCAGGCACTCATGAACACCATCACCGAACTCCTCCGATCCGATGTCGTCCTGGGCGACGGCGGGTATCTGATCGAACTCGAACGCCGCGGTTACGTGGACAGCGGTTCCGGACGCGAGAAGGTTGGCACCGGACGCGGCAGCGGCCAGTTCACACCCGAGGTTGCGGTCGAGCATCCTGAGGCACTGCGTCAACTGCACCGCGAGTTTCTGGGGGCCGGCTCGCAAGTGCTTCAGGCCCTCACCTTCTTCGGCACCCGCGAGAAGCTCAACCGCGCGGGCTACGGCGCCCAGACTGAATCGATCAATACCGCGGCCGTGAAGCTGGCCCAAGAGGTCGCCGGAGGCAAAGCCCTCGTCGCCGGCAGCGTCTCGCGCACCCAACTTACCGAACGCGAGGGCATGGAATCCCTGGGCAAATCACGCGACCATCTTGCCGAGCAAATCCGCCTGCTCAAGGATGCCGGCGTGGACTTCCTCATCCTCGAAACCTTCTTCCACCTCGCCGAGATGAAAGTCGCGCTCGAGTGCGCCGCCGCCGCCAGCCTGCCCGCCGTGGCGACCATGAGCTTCCGTCCGCTCATCTCGAAATGCACCGACGGCTACTCGCCCGCCGAGTGCGCGAAGGTGATGGCCGACCTGGGTGCCATCGCCGTCGGCGCGAATTGCGAGCAGGATCCGCAGCGCATGCTTCCGGTCTTGCGCGAAATGCGCGCTGCCACCAGCGTCCCTCTCGCAGCCCAGCCCGCCGCGTTCCACACGACGGAGGCCTGCCACAGTTTCACGCGCCTGCCGGCGTTCCCGGACGACTTGGAAACGATTCAAGTCTCTCGCGCCGAGTTTCTGAATTTCGGCCGGAGGGCGAGAGCCGAGGGCATCGGGTTCCTCGGCGGTTGCTGCGGTTGCAATGCCGCCTACATCCGAGCCCTGTCCCGCGGCGTGGCGGAAGGAAAATGAACCTCTCGATCCACCCCACCGCTGAGGCCGCGAACGACGCCGCAGCCGACTGCCTTGCCGGCTGGCTGGCATTGCCGGACACGCGGACCTTCATGCCCGCTGCCGGCAACACACCCCTCGAACTTTACCGGTGCATCGGCCGGCGCGGATTGGCGCTCGAACATCTCACCGTCTTCACGCTCGACGAATATGTCGGAGTGCCGCTGGAAGAGACGCGCAATTGCGCCCATCTCCTCCGCCGTTGCGTGCAGGAAGACTGGCGCATTCCGCCCGCGCAGTTCCACGTCGTCAGCTCGTTGGAAGCCGACGCTCTCGCCAGTGTCCAGGAGCACGAGAGGAAAATCACCGCGGCCGGCGGACTCGACGTGCTCGTGCTCGGACTCGGCCAGAACGGCCATCTCGGCTTCAACGAGCCCGGCAGCGAGGAGGATTCCGCCGGACGACTGCTTGACCTCGAACCCGTTTCCATCGAAGCCAACCGTAAATGGTTCGGTAACGATTACGCTCCGGCCCAGGGCGTGACCGTCGGACTGAGGACGATTCTGGCCGCCCGCCGCATTCTCATCATGGCCTATGGTGCGCACAAGACCGCCGCCGTCCGCGCCATGGTCGAAGGGCCGCGCTCCTCGCGCTGCCCGGCCTCGTTTCTGCAGGGTCACCCCAACACGCACTTATTCTTGGACGCGGAAGCGGCTGCCGCTTTGAGCACGCCCCGGCCCGCCACCTTTTCAACCCGTTGATGCCGCTGCATGCCTGAGTTTCCGCAACCCGCAACGGTCATCGGCCTCGATGTCGGCGGCACCAAGATCGCGGGGGGCGTCGTGAGCCTTCCCGAAGGCGTCGTCCTCGTGCAACACACGATTCCCACCCTGGCCTCGCGGGGCGGGGAGGTCGTGCTCGAAGACGTCGAGCGCCTGGCCGAGCGTCTCGCGGCGGAGGCCGTGGCCATGCGCCGCACCGTCCATGCCGTGGGTGTGGGCTTGTGCGAACTGATTTCGCCCCGGGGCGACATCCTCAGCGCGAATTGTGTGGACTGGATGAAGCTGCCCGTGCGCGCCCGCCTCGCCACCATTGCCCCGACCACGCTGGAGGCCGATGTGCGCGCCGCCGCGCGCGCGGAAGCGATCTTTGGCGCCGGCCGGCCATTCCGGCAGTTTCTCTACATCACCGTGGGCACAGGCATTGCCTCGTGCCTGGTGCTGGACGGCAATCCATTTACCGGCGCCCGGGGGGCGACGGGCACCATGGCCAGCAGTCCCGTGAGTTTCCCGTGCGAACGATGTGGTCAGACGAATCGCCGCACGCTCGAACAACTCGCCGCCGGCCCGGCGCTGGTGTCACGCTACAATGAATCCCTTCCCGGTGCCGCCCAAAGTGGCCACGACGTTCTGGCCGCTGCAACCGCCGGGGACAATGCGGCCATCTTCGTCACCCGCTCGGCCGGCGACGCGCTAGCGTCCACCGTGGGCCTGTTGGTCAACGTGCTCGACCCTGAGGCGGTCATCGTCGGCGGCGGGCTAGGACTGAGCGAAGGTCCGTTTTGGGACGAATTCATGGCCGCAACACAGCGATACATCTGGTCCGAAGTGCATCGCGGCCTCCCGATCCTTCGCGCCGGCACAGGAACCAACGCCGGCGTGATCGGCGCCGCTGCGGCCGCCTGGGATTTCAAAGCCTGCTGACATGCATCGGAGGACGAAGCGACGTGGCTGTTGAATGCGGAGGGACCGGACCTCGAAGTGTTCCACTGATCCGGCGGCGCGCGGGCTTCAGCCCGCTTCGACGTGGAACAACACCAAGCACGGGGTATGACCCGGCGTTCTCGATCTGCGCGGCTGGCTCACCTCGACCGAAATGATTCTTCCGAGCTCCGCCTCATCTACCGCCAGTTGGGCTCAACCTGATTCCGCGTCAGGTCAAGAGTTCTGAAGGCTACGGCCCGGCCCTGCTCGGGCAACCCAAGCGGGCCCAAGATTGACGAGGTCGATCCGCTTGACGAACCTGTCGAGCGAATGAAATCGAACCTGCATTTCCTCCGCTCGGCCTTCTTGCTTGTGATCTGGCTGGCGGGCACATGCCTCGCGACCGCGGACCGTGCCGCCCAAGGCAAGCGCCTGATCCGTCCGCATGACCTGTGGGCCATGAAGCGCCTGGGCAGCCCGGCGTTGTCGCCCGATGGCAAATCCGCAGTTTTCACGGTGACGGAGTGGTCCATCGAGAAGAATAAGAGCACCACGCATCTGTGGGTAGTCGATTTGGCGGATGGACGGACCCGACGGCTCACCTACGCTCCAAATGCCACGGACGCGTCGCCCCGCTGGAGCCCGGACGGCAGGCGCATCGCCTTCACCTCAAAGCGCGGTGAGGATGAGTCCGCAGCGCTCTACGTCATGCGGATCGATGGTGGTGAACCCGAGAAGATTTTGGAACTGCCCTATTCCGTATCGACGCCTCAATGGATGCCCGACGGCCAGCGGGTCGTCGTGGCGACGCGCGTCATTCCCAAACTGGCGGGCAAACTGGGCAAGAGCGAACTTGCGGCGATGAGGAAGGAAATCCAGCGTCGCAAGGACTCGAAAGTCACGGCCAAGGCCACGGAAGACCGGCAGTTCCGGTTCTGGGATCAGTGGTTGCCGGAGAGCCTGGCGAATCGGCTCCTGCTGGTGGAGGTCGCGTCGCGCGGGTTGACCGATCTCACGCCCGGGTTTGACCGGTTGTTCACCACCACCGGGCAGACCGCGCCGGAAGCGAAGTTCGAGCTGTCGCCCGACGGCCGCTTCATCGCGGTGACCATCAACTCCACACCGCCGCCCTACCACGACTTCCTGAACCACGACATTTATCTGGTGTCCACGGACGGGTCAGGCGCACTGAAAAACCTGACTTCCGACAACCAAGGGACCGACAGTGAACCCGTGTTTGCGCCCGACGGCCGCTCGTTCGTTTACCGGCGCACGGAAACGCCGTACTACAGCGGTGAGTTTGCCAAGCTGTGGCGGCATGACCTCGCGACGGGCGCCAACACACCGCTCACCGAACCGCTCGACTACGCGATGGGCAGCGCCGCTTTCTCACCCGATGGACAGAGCCTGTGGGTGACCGCTGAGGAAAAGGGATCGTTGCCCATCTTCAAACTCGGGGCGGACGGGTCTGGGTTTGCGTCCGTGTTCAAGACCGGCACGAGCAGCGGTTTCGACACCGCGGGCGGCAGGGCGGTTTTTCTGAACAACACCGCCGAAAGGCCGGATGAGTTGTTTGCACTGGATCTCGCGACAGGCACGGCGCGCCAGCTCACCCGCTTCAACGAGGCACTGCTTTCCGAACTCGACCTGGGCCGGCGGGAGGAATACTGGTTCGAGGGCGCGGCAGGCGACCAGGTTCAGGGCACGCTCTTCTTTTCGCCCGGCTTCGAATCCGGGAGGTCCTATCCCTTGCTTCAGCTCATGCATGGTGGACCGCACACCATGGCGGGGGACGCCTGGAGTTACCGGTGGAACGCGCACGTCTTCGCCGCCGCTGGCTACGTGGTCACGTGGGTGAACCGCCATGGCTCGACGGGCTTCGGCGAAAGGTTCAGCCAGAGCATTCTGAACGAATGGGGCGACAAGCCGCTGGAGGACATTCTCAAGAGCACGGACTATCTGCTCGCGCGGTTTTCGAACCTCGACCCGAAGCGGCTGGCCGCGGCAGGCGGAAGCTACGGGGGTTACATGGCTGCGTGGGTGGCGGGCCACACCGACCGGTTCGCGTGTCTGATCAACCACGCGGGTGTGAACGATTTCATCACGCAGTACGGCGCGGACACCACGAGTTTCGGTTTTGCGAAAGTGCTGGGCGGTGCGCCCTGGGACAACCCGGAAGGCATGCAGCGTAACAATCCCACGACCTACGCGAAGAACTTCAAGACCCCGATGTTGATCATTCATGGCCAACTGGACTACCGCGTGCCCTACGTGAATGGCACCGCGCTCTACGGGATTTACAAGGCGATGAACCTGCCCGCGCGGCTGGTGGTGTTTCCGAATGAGAACCACTGGATTCTCACGCCCCAGAACTCGATTTACTGGAACTGGGAATTCCAGAACTGGCTGGCCCGGTGGATCGGGGGCACTCCTACCTTGGCGCAACCCGCCTTCGACCCGCAGGAAATGTAGGCTCTCCCGGCGCGGTCCTCACCACGACGAGGGGCGAAGTCCAGGCGCGCCGTCAAGACGGCCTCTTCGTGAACGCAGGATTTGCGCCCGGCGAAACACAGGTGGTCGGGTCATCGGTTGCCCCATGGCGTGGCTCGCGAACTCGCTTCAACCCGGGCTGTTTTCTCGAAGTCGTTTCGCTCTTCTGATGAGTCTGGTTCGAAAAAGTTCAGGCCATGATTCCTTTCGAGACTTCCGCCATCGCCGCCTCGCCGCACAGCCGGCGCACCAAGGCAAGACCGAACTCCACCGACGTGGCCGCGCCGCGCGAAGTGATCAGATTGCCGTCCTCGACCACGCGCTCCTGAACCTGCGATTCGGACAACTCGGGCAACACTCCGGCGTGCGAAGTGAAGCGTCTGCCCGCGAGCAGGCCCGCGTCCATCAGCACCGTGGGCGCCGCGCAAATCGCAGCCACGGGCTTGCCCTCCTGGGCGTATTGCGAAGCGAGTCTGGCCGCGCGGCCATCCGCACGAACCGCTTTGATGCCCGGCCCGCCCGGGATGAGGAACAAATCAAACTCCTGTTCCGCCACGCTCGAAAAATCCGCGTCCGCCTCCACCGTGATACGGC from the Verrucomicrobiota bacterium genome contains:
- a CDS encoding MurR/RpiR family transcriptional regulator: MSVKRLLQSRLGEMRPSEAEVARRLLRNLGRVAECSLREVAGDCGASDATVVRACRAAGFDGFQDLKYHVLRELTGGRLRAASMADDPGYGADISASLEAAKRALEAAAALLRRARRVALAGVGASHGVTLILADVLSASGQQVLPLSDFQMAGFAFAPPVAGLVVLAISHSGESQFPLRMVAEARKAGVKSIGLTNEPGSELARAVDVLLPTQTVERPAGSFAIAPRVCQLAVLDRVLMRMQEPKRTGKARDLTETRRHGEGKT
- a CDS encoding glucosamine-6-phosphate deaminase: MNLSIHPTAEAANDAAADCLAGWLALPDTRTFMPAAGNTPLELYRCIGRRGLALEHLTVFTLDEYVGVPLEETRNCAHLLRRCVQEDWRIPPAQFHVVSSLEADALASVQEHERKITAAGGLDVLVLGLGQNGHLGFNEPGSEEDSAGRLLDLEPVSIEANRKWFGNDYAPAQGVTVGLRTILAARRILIMAYGAHKTAAVRAMVEGPRSSRCPASFLQGHPNTHLFLDAEAAAALSTPRPATFSTR
- a CDS encoding ROK family protein, with amino-acid sequence MPEFPQPATVIGLDVGGTKIAGGVVSLPEGVVLVQHTIPTLASRGGEVVLEDVERLAERLAAEAVAMRRTVHAVGVGLCELISPRGDILSANCVDWMKLPVRARLATIAPTTLEADVRAAARAEAIFGAGRPFRQFLYITVGTGIASCLVLDGNPFTGARGATGTMASSPVSFPCERCGQTNRRTLEQLAAGPALVSRYNESLPGAAQSGHDVLAAATAGDNAAIFVTRSAGDALASTVGLLVNVLDPEAVIVGGGLGLSEGPFWDEFMAATQRYIWSEVHRGLPILRAGTGTNAGVIGAAAAAWDFKAC
- a CDS encoding S9 family peptidase, with the translated sequence MKSNLHFLRSAFLLVIWLAGTCLATADRAAQGKRLIRPHDLWAMKRLGSPALSPDGKSAVFTVTEWSIEKNKSTTHLWVVDLADGRTRRLTYAPNATDASPRWSPDGRRIAFTSKRGEDESAALYVMRIDGGEPEKILELPYSVSTPQWMPDGQRVVVATRVIPKLAGKLGKSELAAMRKEIQRRKDSKVTAKATEDRQFRFWDQWLPESLANRLLLVEVASRGLTDLTPGFDRLFTTTGQTAPEAKFELSPDGRFIAVTINSTPPPYHDFLNHDIYLVSTDGSGALKNLTSDNQGTDSEPVFAPDGRSFVYRRTETPYYSGEFAKLWRHDLATGANTPLTEPLDYAMGSAAFSPDGQSLWVTAEEKGSLPIFKLGADGSGFASVFKTGTSSGFDTAGGRAVFLNNTAERPDELFALDLATGTARQLTRFNEALLSELDLGRREEYWFEGAAGDQVQGTLFFSPGFESGRSYPLLQLMHGGPHTMAGDAWSYRWNAHVFAAAGYVVTWVNRHGSTGFGERFSQSILNEWGDKPLEDILKSTDYLLARFSNLDPKRLAAAGGSYGGYMAAWVAGHTDRFACLINHAGVNDFITQYGADTTSFGFAKVLGGAPWDNPEGMQRNNPTTYAKNFKTPMLIIHGQLDYRVPYVNGTALYGIYKAMNLPARLVVFPNENHWILTPQNSIYWNWEFQNWLARWIGGTPTLAQPAFDPQEM
- a CDS encoding DJ-1/PfpI family protein, with amino-acid sequence MSKRVLCLLFPGFEEIETIAPVDLLRRAGVEVVVASLTGEKLVTGRCRITVEADADFSSVAEQEFDLFLIPGGPGIKAVRADGRAARLASQYAQEGKPVAAICAAPTVLMDAGLLAGRRFTSHAGVLPELSESQVQERVVEDGNLITSRGAATSVEFGLALVRRLCGEAAMAEVSKGIMA